ttttccccggaggtcttccatccaggtactgaccaggctcagacctgcttagcttcagtgggttgccagttgtgagttgtagagtgatatggctgctatttCAGTGTAGCTTATGTGAACAGCTATATCTTACACCTGTATCTCAATGCACAGTCAGCTAAATATTCCCAATCAATAAAAACTTCTTGCATTTATAGTGCTTCACATCCACCACTGAAGAGTAACACCCACCAGGGTGATGGGAGTAGCCATTCTGCaccggcagcccactgaagaaCAGATCAGGTGGAGGAGTAATACCATGCTTCACAAGTTGAACTAAGGGGGAGTCTAAAGTGGAGTTTAGCATGTATATGGGGATTAGCACCTCTACTCCTACAAATAGTGCCCTGTAACATCTAATAAGCATGTTGTCGGGATCTCCTCCAAAGACCAGTAACCCTTATGCACAGTATCTCCCATCACCATACAGGCTACTTAATAACtcctgaccaggcccagccttagCTTCTCATTGAGGCCAGATAGTGGTGTTAATGCTGCAGCCATTGTCATGCAGCTGTGCATAGGACATTTTGGATTGTGCGTCATGCAGGGCCTGATTCATACGTTCGCGGAGCTATCTCGTGTCCGTGCCGTGGGCACAGGTGTATTGTGGGAACACCTTGACAGTTGAGGTTTAAGGCCAGTGTACGTGCAGCACCAGTCTGTGACCAGTAACAGTgcccttcctgttttttttttccaggtcaTGCAAAACAACCACATAGCGTCTGTGACCCTGTACGGCCCATGCAAGCCCAGCAGCCACGCCCGGGCCGCAGAGCCCCTGgcccactgagagctgcagCAACACTGCCATCCACCTGGAGCACTACAGATCTAGAGCAGTACAGCGTGCCTTCAATTGCTGCCACTATCATATGAGAAAGCATGACACGAGTCCTCTCACTTTTCATTGCCGCCTTTGTGACGGGCGCCTGGCAGAGTCCGATGGTAACGTTTCTCCCCCCTCCCCGACACCTCTCGCCCTCTGGGGGGAGTCGGGCAGAGGTTGGGGTGGGGAGCCATCTGTCCATGGTGCCTCCTGTTGTCTCGTTAACACGCGAATCCCCGCAGCACAGATTTCCGAACATGTccacaagggaaaaaaagacagagaGACGCAGACATACATTCGCACGTAAGTTGCACATACCGAATAGTTCTCGTGAAGGTGGAGAAAGAGAGCTGAGGGAGATACAAGCACAAATGCGCTGCACTGCGCCGCGGCGATCCTGCCGGCCTGTCTGGGGGTGTagatgagcagtgtgtgtgcgtgacTTCCTGAGCACGAGGCACCGCACTTCACACAAAGCTCAGCCGGCTCTGTAGTCCTCCAGGGACCAGCTGAGTCTACACACCAGAGAGGGTCTGCTCTTCAcaggcatttttttaattcaagctGTAGCAtgcattcttttctttttaaaaaaaaacaaaactttggtTTTAACATTTGCACTAAATACACCGTTACTTGAGAACTGTCTGCCGTTCACCGAGGAGAATCTGTTTCTTGGTTTTTTCAGAGAGGGGGTGTGGCGGGTGTGAGCTCGCTGTGTTTTGTCGTCAGCTGTCCTTGTGCACAGTAATACCCTGGGCAGTGTCACTGCCGCTGTACGGTTTACtttgaaccttttttttttaatgccaaaCTTTTAGCCAAAGATGCTTCATCTCTTATCCCACTTGGCTCTGACCCCAATGGGaatgaacatttgttttaaaacattaagaatgttttctttctgtccttctaGTAGGATTTTCTTTTATTCCATCCCCCCTCTGCTAGCTAGTATCATAGTCTTTTATCTCTCTCATTTTTTAACAGTTATCACCAcctcatttgttttaaatgaaaaaaactttcATCTCATTTTAAATCGAATTAATAGTAGCATCTAATATGAACTACGCGCAGCCACGATTGCGTTTTTAAATGCGTGTACAGATTTGTAAATACagcattttttgtaattttaatgAACTGTACAATGTAGGCCTGCATTGTTTCACTGAAGTACACAAACATCAAATACATCTGGAATCGACTCAGAAccagtacagtatttgcaaaTTTGTgatgagtgttatttgtatgaATAACCATGTGGTCTTCCCTCCTGCTCTGATATTCTAAGCTGTTTTGAACTCAGACCTTGCAGTTGTAGTGTGACACAAGTTTACCTGACTGTTCTTTGCTGTTACATTTTGTTGTTCTAATTGAAACCTGTGCTGTTTTCCTTGTATCAGTGCTTGCCGCAAGACATTTGTGCCTCTTACTTTCTTGCATagcctgttttaattttttattcagattaaaatgcattaagagcatgtattttgaaatgttaacaTGTCCGGTTGTAAGTAATAGTTTATTTGTGctcagaagaaaaagaacagactaagtgaaataaaatctgaaGAGGAGGTGCTGAAGCGTGCTGTGATACCTGCCTGTTCAGCCACACCTGGAGGGCTTGAGTGTGCGTGGGTTTTAAGGATGCCCGGGTAAATGAACTCTGCTGGGAATGAACGACCCATTTCAGTGACTTTTAGACACGGCGGTGCCCTGTCCTACCAGGAGCTGAGCTGTGGCTGCTTTCCTCCTCTTCTGCATCTCAACAATGTCTGTCTAAGGACTGGAGTCCTTGGATTGTACTTGGAAATGAAAGGCTTGGTGGGAGCACAGGTGTATCTCAAGTGCAATATTGATGTGAATGCTATGTTCACAATAGtatgcatttttacatttggGGAATACTTGGGGATTTGCTACCCTCACCTATTTCAGAGAAGGGATATCCTTATTAAGGATTGTGAACATATATTAAGGAATGTGGCGTTTGTATTAAAGGCTTGCTGAATGAGAAGAGCGCTAATTCATTCTGCTGATCCTGTcagcattatttaaaaattgcaGCCCAGTGGGACAGCGATCACCGCCACTGGCGCAGCAATAAACACACCCGCAGGTCCTGACGTGTGCCCACCAGGTCTCGGCCACGTCGCAGCTCGTGTCTTTATCAAGAGCGCCCGCTTCGCTTGTATCCCAACGGCCCACTGCAGGCTGCAGCTGACAAACGCAACGTTGGATGTAATAAATGTGAAGACAAAACCCAAAACATGAAGTAATGTTGGAATTCTTTTTAAGTGGAAATTTGTTATTCAACTGTATATGGGCATCTTGGCAATAGTTTAAAAACCCTTTGCTTGTTTTTACTGCTGTTAATTTAAGGAAATTTAGTAAGatctaagtaaaataaaatgtagtgGTAACAATCACCTATAAAATAAACCAAGCACCAGATCCACAGTCATTAATGAACAATTAACAATTGCTTCTTAGTTACTGACATTGATTGTGAAAGTGTTAACTGTTAAGGCATTTGTGAAacagaataattattttgttaaaatctgTCTCTCTTGCATTGATTCAAAAATGTCTCTACTCGTTGTACTGTGGCTTTGCAGCCATGCCACTGAAAACTGATCACCAATTAGAAGAAGCTGGAGTTCCCTGGCCTTCTGCATTGTGTGTCCTCATGTGGAGCCCCCTGGCCTGGGGGTCCTCATCTTCCTTTGCCACCTGAACGGCCTGTTGGGAGCCACCCTGGCGCTGCACTGAAGCTCTGGGTCGTGCAGCAGGTTCCACATGAGCCAGATCTGCGGCACAGTGAGGCTGTGGACCACCATCAGGTCCCTGTAGAAGCAGGGGTCGAACACTTGGAGGTGGGGGGCAGCCGAGGGCTTCACGATGCCGAACGTGCGGAAGCCCCTGTGGGGCTCCGGCTTCAGGCCGATCCGCAGCAGGCACATCCCCATGAACACGTCGTCGATGGGGAACAGCTCCACCTCCTTGCAGGCCCTGTAGAGTCTCCGGGCCGTGAATCCAGACATGACGAAGCCTCCTCCTCCGGCGTACGCTGGGTAGACACCCTGGCCGTAAATGATCTCGGGGATGAAGTACTTGCTGGTTTTGGAGCGTATGGGCTGGGCGTGGTAGATAATGTCCCCGATGAAGACGTCCTGGGTGGCCTCCGTGTCCCGCAGGAGCTCCACGATGTTGTCCACGTTGACGTACACGTCCGCGTCGCCCTTGAAGATGAACTTCACGTTGGGGCAGAAGGCATCCACCCACTTGAGGAAGTGGATCTCCTTCAGCGTGAGGTTGAAGAAGGTGTCCGCAAAGTCCCACAGCAGGATGTCTCGGAACGCGCGGCTCTCGTACTGCAGCAGGCGTTCCCACAGCGGGAGGGCTGTCCGGTTCTTGGGGACACCCAGCAGGAAGACGGTCCTGACCACGGCCCCGCCCAAGACGCCCTCCTTCCCCCAGGTGTGGCGGACAACCTGCCGCTTGTCGAACTCGTCCGCCAGGGTCTTGACGGCAATGAGCAGGAAGGGGTGGCCGGAGCACTTTCCGGGCTGGTTGAGCAGCAG
This genomic interval from Lepisosteus oculatus isolate fLepOcu1 chromosome 20, fLepOcu1.hap2, whole genome shotgun sequence contains the following:
- the b3gnt9 gene encoding UDP-GlcNAc:betaGal beta-1,3-N-acetylglucosaminyltransferase 9, whose amino-acid sequence is MKVRLKGDVICTVFLLLLFGIVLYSQFDFTATWGIWHPAKTMPSSRALLGSLAEGQTAGQASPPLPDRLECQPAAEEERSTGPTGPVLLTRPPFDFQLYLRNKDCRDFQLLLNQPGKCSGHPFLLIAVKTLADEFDKRQVVRHTWGKEGVLGGAVVRTVFLLGVPKNRTALPLWERLLQYESRAFRDILLWDFADTFFNLTLKEIHFLKWVDAFCPNVKFIFKGDADVYVNVDNIVELLRDTEATQDVFIGDIIYHAQPIRSKTSKYFIPEIIYGQGVYPAYAGGGGFVMSGFTARRLYRACKEVELFPIDDVFMGMCLLRIGLKPEPHRGFRTFGIVKPSAAPHLQVFDPCFYRDLMVVHSLTVPQIWLMWNLLHDPELQCSARVAPNRPFRWQRKMRTPRPGGST